In a genomic window of Temperatibacter marinus:
- a CDS encoding PAS domain-containing protein: protein MVKYSVEPVDQEARFDDHEIIVSKTDLKGNLLYANDVFCRLAQLETTQAIGQPHNIIRHPDMPRCVFKLLWERIQSGKEIFAYVKNMALDGKYYWVLAHVTPSYNENAQHIGYHSNRRKPTPHALARIIPLYESLVAEEALHKNQKEALMAGEKLLKQTLEESGATYDEYVWSMMKGSV from the coding sequence ATGGTTAAATATTCTGTTGAGCCTGTGGATCAAGAGGCTCGATTCGATGATCATGAGATCATTGTTTCAAAGACTGATCTGAAGGGGAACCTTCTCTATGCAAATGATGTGTTTTGTCGTTTAGCGCAACTTGAAACCACTCAGGCAATCGGACAGCCGCATAATATAATTCGCCATCCAGACATGCCTCGCTGTGTTTTTAAGCTATTGTGGGAGCGCATTCAGTCGGGCAAAGAGATTTTTGCCTATGTAAAAAATATGGCTTTGGACGGCAAATATTATTGGGTTTTAGCCCATGTTACACCAAGCTATAATGAAAATGCCCAGCACATAGGCTATCATTCCAACCGGCGTAAACCTACGCCCCATGCTCTTGCTCGGATCATACCACTCTATGAAAGTTTGGTAGCTGAAGAAGCGCTTCATAAAAATCAAAAAGAAGCCTTGATGGCAGGGGAGAAGCTTTTGAAACAGACTCTCGAAGAATCTGGGGCCACATATGATGAATATGTTTGGTCCATGATG